The Deinococcus misasensis DSM 22328 sequence AAAGGGAATGTGTACCGGGCGTATGGGGCTCGGGTGCGCTGGACCAAACTGCTGGCCACCGATGACATCGATCTGGTGCGGGACCGGGTTCTGGAAGAGGCTTTTCTGGATGCCTTTGAAGACACCCTTGCCGAAGTCCGCGACCGCATGCGCTGATGGTCCTCAGGGGTTTGCAGTTGCTGTACTGGGCAGTGGTCCTCGCGGTCCTGTCTTTGCAGGTGCATTACCCGCTGGGTGAGGCTGCCAGAGGGGCCGACTGCCTCCCTGAATGCATGGATCCCACCGAGCAATGGGGTTTTCCTTTGCTGTACATTCGGGAAAGTTTTTCCACCTCCATGGGCCGGGATTTTCAGGTCTGGCCTTTTGTGTTGGATGTGGGATTTTACCTGCTCCTGCTGGTGATTGTGCGAAAAGGGCTGCGTTTTCCTGCATGGAACAGACCCAGCCTGATCCGTGTGGTCCTGTGGTTTGCGTTCTGGTTGCTGTTTTTCTGGGTCAGGGTCTGGTGGATGCTCTGGATTCCCATCTTACTGCTCGGGCTGCTGGTGGTCCTGAATGACCAAGAAAGGCCTGCATTTTCAAGGGTGCTGTCTGTGGTGCTGATGTGCCTTGGAGGGGCTCTGGTGACCTTTGCAAGCGTTCAGGCGCAGGGAATCTCCCTGACCGGCGTGATGCTGGGTGCAGCCCTGTGCTTGCTGGGCGGTCATCTGCCTGTGGTCTGGACCCGGAAAGCGTGGGGAAAGACCTTGCTGGTGGTGTTGCTGGCCTTCTGGTGGTGGTTTGATTTGCTGAATGGTGCTTTTTCCGCTGCGCTGGCCACTTCAATGTACAGCGGAATGCTGGCACAGGTCTTTGCCCTGCTCTGGATCAGCATGTTTGTTGCTCCAGATGCCTTGATGAACTGGATTCACCAGACCAAAAATGCTTCCAAAAGCAAAAGACACTAGCCGCTGAACGGTCCAAACCCACCCCTCAAAGACAGCGCAAATCATTCCATGGGGCGCACGCTGTCTCGACTTGCCCTCGGCCCTCAGCTTTCTGTATTTAACAGAATTTCCTGAGCTTCAGGTGAGCCCTCCTCTTCCGGTGTTGTCTCTAAAGGGGTGGTTAAAATTTCTTTCTGCTGGACGGAGTTTTTTTCTGGAACAGATCCGTGAAATTTCAATCAAAATTTACGTCAATAACAGAAAAAAATTTGCCAAGTTATGCTTTACCTGATATACTGGTAAGGCTAGGGCTGAAGTTGCACCCTTCTTCAAACCCCAACAAAAGGAGCACAATGACCACTGAATACAACGCGTCAAACATTCGCGTCCTTGAAGGTCTGGAAGCCGTTCGTGAACGCCCCGGGATGTACATCCAGGGCGGTACGGGCATCGATGGATACCACCAGCTTCTGACCGAAATTGTTGACAATGCCATTGACGAAGGTCTGGCCGGATTTGCCGACGAAGTGACCGTTACCCTGCACAAAGACGGTTCGGTCAGCGTCACCGACAACGGACGCGGCATTCCAGTAGACATGATGCCCGACTACGGCAAACCCGCCATTGAAGTGATTTTCACCAAATTGCACGCCGGGGGTAAATTCGACAGCAACGCCTACAAAGTCTCGGGCGGTTTGCACGGCGTGGGTTCTTCGGTCGTGAACGCCCTGTCCAAATTCTTTGATGTGCACGTCAACAAAGACGGAAAGCTCTACCACATCCGTTTCCACGACAGCGATCTGGCTGTGCCTCTGGAAAATCTGGGTGCCACCCCTTCAGATGTCCGGTACAGCACCAAAGTACACTTCTACGCCGATCCTGCCTACTTCAAAGGCATCGACGCCCACTACGACTACGACCGCGTGCGTCGCCGTCTGCGTGAACTCTCTTTCCTGACCGGCCTGAAAATCGTCCTCACCGACGAGCGTCTGGACACCCCCAAGCAGGAAGAGTGGCACGAAACCGGTGGTGTGGCTGCCTACGCCAAAAGCCTCGTGCACGAAGGCAAGCTGATTTATGACACACCCATCCTGATGAAGGGTGAACTGGAAGGCGTCGAAGTCGAAGTGGCTTTCATCCACTCCACGGCCTACAACAGCAGCATCCTGTGTTACGGCAACATGATCACCAACCGGGACGGCGGAACCCACCTGACCGGCTTCAAAACCGCCTACACCCGAGTGCTCAACAACTATGCAAAAAGCAAGAGCCTGATCAAACAGGGCAACCCCCTGCCAAGCGGCGATGACCTCCTTGAAGGCATCAACTGCGTGATCAGCGTCAAGCTTTCGGACCCCATGTTCGAATCCCAGGCCAAAGTGAAGCTTCTGAACCAGGAAGCCCAAACTGCGGTCCAGAGCATCGTCTACGAAAAGCTGACCCAGTTCCTCGAAGAGAACCCCAAAGTCGGCAAAACCATCGTGGAGAAAGCCGCAGACGCTGCCCGTGCCCGTGAAGCGGCCCGCAAAGCCCGCGATCTGGTGCGCCGCCAGAACCCTCTGGAAAGTGATGACCTCCCCGGAAAACTGGCGGACTGTTCCTCCAACGACCCCATAGAGTCTGAACTCTACATCGTGGAAGGGGACTCCGCAGGTGGATCTGCGAAACTTGGGCGTGAACGCCGTTTTCAGGCCATCTTGCCTCTGCGCGGAAAAATCCTCAACGTTGAAAAAGCCCAGCTCACCAAGATCCTCAAAAACACCGAGATCCGCAGCATGATCAGTGCCATCGGGGCAGGGGTGGAAGGCACCGGCGACAACGCCCACTTCGACCTCTCCAACCTGCGCTACCACAAGATCATCATCATGACCGACGCCGACAAAGACGGCGGTCACATCGCTGCCCTGCTGCTGACCTTCTTCTTCCGTTACATGCGTGCCCTCATCGAGCAAGGCCACCTGTACATTGCCCAGCCCCCCCTGTACCGTTTCAGCACCGGACGGGGCAAGCACAACGAAACCTACGTGTACAACGAAGAACAACTTCGCACCCTCGTGGACACCGCCAACGAAAACGGCAAGAAGTACGAAATCCAGCGCTTCAAAGGTCTGGGTGAAATGAACCCCGACCAGCTCTGGGAAACCACCATGAACCCCGAGACCCGCCAGCTCAAGCAGGTCCAACTCGAAGATGTGGAACTGGCCCACGATGTCTTCGAAATGCTGATGGGCACCGAAGTGCCTCCCAGACGGGAATTCATCGAGCAAAACGCCCGTTATGCTCAGGTGGACATCTAAAACTGTCCTTACCCAAATTGCTTTCCTCTCCCCATGTGGGAGAGATTTTTTTGCAAAAATTCATTTCACTTTTGCAGTCTGATCATCAATGAAGGAAATCAAGATGGGGTTTGATGTGAATGATTCAAGTTCTTGCTGGACAGATGATCGAGTTTGATTATAATGGTTGTGTTGTTCGCACGATGAACATTGAAGGAGAAATATGAAAAGAATCATCTCGGTTGCGGTCTTGCTGTCTTCGCTGTCTTTCGCTGTTCAAGGAGTAACAACTTTTAAGATTGCAAATGGTGCTCTTACAGTGTACTCCTTCAAGGAAGGTGTGGAATTTCAGGTTGATTTCAATCAACTGTTTGCCAAGGCCAATGCAGAAAAAGTACAATATGATCCTAAAAGTTGTGTTCAGACTGTGAGCTTTAGAGATGGTTCATATCCCTCTTCCGGGGCTTACCTTGCAAGCGAAGAATTTATGGCTGATGATGGTGGCTACAGATTGATTGAAAGCGGAGAAGATTATGGTGTTTATCTGTGGAAGGGAAAAAAGAGTGTAAAGGATAAGGAGTCAAAATCATTTTTGAAATTTCATGCCATGATCAATAAAGAGTTTAATATGCAAATATCTTGCAGTGCCATATTTTAAAACATATAGCAAATAAACAAGAGGTTGATGTTTGAGGTCGTATTTTCTGAAATGGAAGGGTTCTTTCGAATCATTCCATTTCACTGATAAACGCAGTAAGAGGCTTACTGCTGTATTTGTGCAGGCTCAGGACTCTCAATCTTGAGTCTGTACTCCTTTAAGCCATCCCTGCTATGTCTGTTTCACGTGAAACCCTTTATCCTGATTTGGTACACAGCGAAATCAGGAGGGGCAGATGCAGAACTTGCAAGGCACAGTGGCACTGGTGACAGGTGCATCCAGAGGGGTGGGCAAGGGCGTGGCTCTGGAGCTCGCAAAACAGGGGGCAGTGGTGTATTTCACAGGTCGCACCCTGCATGAAGGGGAGGGGAGTGTGGACCTTCCGGGCAGCCTGACCTCCACCTTGCAGGAAATTGAGGCTCTGGGGGGGAAAGGGGTGGCCATCCAGTGTGACCACACCGACGACCACCAGAGCCGCAAAGTGCTCGAACAGATCGAGCAGGAGCAGGGCAAACTGGATGTGCTGGTCAACAACGCATGGGGCGGATACGAGCACTACTTTGACGGCACAAAATTCTGGGAGGAAAAAGGCTTCTGGACTGCCCCCCTTTCCAGATGGGACAGGATGTTTCAGGCTGGGGTGAGGGTGCAGTATGTGACTTCTGCTCTGGCGGTTCCCCTGATGCTGAAAAGCACTGGGGGTCTGATTGCCAACATCTCCTTCATTGCCTCCAGGAAGGTGGACATGGGCGTGGCGTATGGAGCGGCCAAAGCAGCAAGCGACCACATGACCGCCTGCATGGCCCATGAACTGATGCCTCACGGGATCACCGCAGTGGCCCTTCATCCCGGTCTGGTCCGCACCGAATCGGTCCTGAAAGCTGGAGTTTTCGATCTCTCCAACTCCCACAGTCCAGAGTTTGTTGGGATGGCGGTGTCTGCCCTTTACCGGGATGCCGAAAGTGGTGCCTTCAGCGGTGAAGCGCTTGATGTGCTGAAACTCGCGCTGCGTTATGGGTACACCGACCTCGATGGAACGCAACCCCAGCCCGAGACATGACGTATGTCATATCAGAGGGGTGACTTCTGGGGGTACTCCAAAACCTGACGGAAGCGTACCTTAAAGGAAGAGGTGACATGATGGAAAGCCCAATGAAAAAACAACGTGAAGCTTGGACCGTGATTGCTGTAGGCGTGATTTTGTTGCTGGTGTTCGGATTGGGTCTGGAGTTCGACCACTGGTGGGCCCTGTTCATTCTGGTGCCCGGTCTGTATCAGGCCCTTCAGGCATATCAGGAATACCAGAGAACCGGTTTCTCTCCGGTGGTGGGTGCCAAAGTGGCGTCCAGTTTGCCCTTGTTGCTGGTCGGTTCCATTTTTGTGCTGGATCTGGACTGGGGTCGGGTCTGGCCCCTCTTCATCATCATGGGGGGTGTGATTGCCCTGCTGAACCCTTACAAACTCAAGAAGGACGAGGACTTCAGCGACCACAAGTATGAACGCGTGGAACAAAAATAAACCTGTTGACCCTCCATTGAAAACCGATTGAATGCAAAGACACCCCTTCTCGGGGTGTTTCTTTTTGATTGCCTTTTGGATTTTCTACAGCAGAGATGGATTTGGAGTTTTGGGATGCCTTCTGGGCGAGGCACGCCTCGCCCCTACAACCCCAGGCTGCACAACCTCAAAGGTTCTTTTTCATGAAATCCAGCACCGTCTGACGCACCGGAGGGAAAAAACCAGAGAGCCTGCGCATCAAAGCCCCGAGGATTTCACCGTGGTTGACTCTGGGAATGGTCACCAGTTCGACAGGGGTGCCATTGGCTTTGAGGGCTTTTTTCATGCTGGTGGCGTTCTCTGGGGCCACCAGTTCATCGTTCTGGGCGACCAACAAGAGGAAAGGGGGCAGTTC is a genomic window containing:
- a CDS encoding DNA topoisomerase subunit B, translated to MTTEYNASNIRVLEGLEAVRERPGMYIQGGTGIDGYHQLLTEIVDNAIDEGLAGFADEVTVTLHKDGSVSVTDNGRGIPVDMMPDYGKPAIEVIFTKLHAGGKFDSNAYKVSGGLHGVGSSVVNALSKFFDVHVNKDGKLYHIRFHDSDLAVPLENLGATPSDVRYSTKVHFYADPAYFKGIDAHYDYDRVRRRLRELSFLTGLKIVLTDERLDTPKQEEWHETGGVAAYAKSLVHEGKLIYDTPILMKGELEGVEVEVAFIHSTAYNSSILCYGNMITNRDGGTHLTGFKTAYTRVLNNYAKSKSLIKQGNPLPSGDDLLEGINCVISVKLSDPMFESQAKVKLLNQEAQTAVQSIVYEKLTQFLEENPKVGKTIVEKAADAARAREAARKARDLVRRQNPLESDDLPGKLADCSSNDPIESELYIVEGDSAGGSAKLGRERRFQAILPLRGKILNVEKAQLTKILKNTEIRSMISAIGAGVEGTGDNAHFDLSNLRYHKIIIMTDADKDGGHIAALLLTFFFRYMRALIEQGHLYIAQPPLYRFSTGRGKHNETYVYNEEQLRTLVDTANENGKKYEIQRFKGLGEMNPDQLWETTMNPETRQLKQVQLEDVELAHDVFEMLMGTEVPPRREFIEQNARYAQVDI
- a CDS encoding SDR family NAD(P)-dependent oxidoreductase, which produces MQNLQGTVALVTGASRGVGKGVALELAKQGAVVYFTGRTLHEGEGSVDLPGSLTSTLQEIEALGGKGVAIQCDHTDDHQSRKVLEQIEQEQGKLDVLVNNAWGGYEHYFDGTKFWEEKGFWTAPLSRWDRMFQAGVRVQYVTSALAVPLMLKSTGGLIANISFIASRKVDMGVAYGAAKAASDHMTACMAHELMPHGITAVALHPGLVRTESVLKAGVFDLSNSHSPEFVGMAVSALYRDAESGAFSGEALDVLKLALRYGYTDLDGTQPQPET